Genomic window (Arcobacter aquimarinus):
GCAGATAAGTTTGTAGAAGGAGCCGCTTCAACAGCTAAACATCTTGGAATGCCAAGTTTATTAATTGGTATTTTAATAGTTGGATTTGGTACAAGTGCACCTGAAATGGTGGTTTCAGCAATAGCAGCAATGGAAGGAAATCCTGGACTTGCACTTGGAAATGCAATAGGTTCAAATATTGTAAATATAGCCTTGATTTTAGGAATTACGGCAATTGTTGCGCCAATTACTGTAAATTCAAAAATAGTTAGAAAAGAGATACCACTTTTATTATTAATAGTGTTATTTTCGGGATATTTACTTTTTGATAATACTTTGACATTTGTTGAAGGGATTGTTCTTTTAGTTGGGTTTTTTAGTTTAATTGGCTGGTCTATTTATGCTGCAATTAAAGGTAAAGGTGATGCTTTAGAATCTGAAATGGATGATGAACTAATAGAACATGAAATGAGTTTAAAAGCTGGAATTCTTTGGCTTATATTAGGTCTTGTTTTATTAATAGCAAGTTCTAGACTTTTAGTTTGGGGAGCTGTTGGAGTTGCTACTGAATTTGGAGTAAGTGATTTGATAATTGGTCTTACAATTGTAGCTCTTGGAACTTCTTTACCTGAACTAGCAGCTTCAGTTATAGCTGCACGTAAAGGTGAGCATGATATTGCTATTGGAAATGTTGTTGGTTCTAATATGTTCAATCTTTTAGCAGTTATTGGAATTGCTGTGGTAATAGCTCCTATGAATAATATTCCATATGAAGTTTTACAAAGGGATTGGATAATAATGTTACTTTTAACAATAGCTCTTTTATTTATGGCTTATGGATTTAGAAATAAAGAAGGAAAAATTACAAGATTAGAAGGATTTATTCTTGTTATTTGTTATGTAGCATATAATACTTATTTAGGAATGACACTTACAGGAAATATATAAAATAAGGCTTTAAAGCCTTATTTTAAAAAGATTCCCATTCCTCTTCATTTTGTGTAGATTTTTTTTCTACAGATTCTTTTATTTCAGGTTCTACAATTTTTTTAGATTTGATAACGGAAGTTTCTTTAATGGATGCATTTTCTTTTTTTGAGGATTTGCTAGTTATTTCATTTTTCCCTGTAAACTCTTTTTTCATTGCATCTGCAACAATCTCTTTTGCAATATTATCTGTTTCTAAAGCAATTTCTTTTGTTTGTGAAGCAATTTGTGCATTTTGTTGAGTTTGTCTATCAAGTCCTGTTACAGCATCGTTTATTTGTGTAATCCCTGCTTCTTGCTCTTTTGAAGCTCTTGCAATTTCTTCAATTGTTTGAGTAGTTTTTGTGATATTCTCAAGTAATTCTTCATATCCTTGAATCATTTCATAACTAATTGATTTACCATGTTTAGCTTTATTAGTTGCATTTTCAACAATAGTTTTTATCTCTTTTGCAGCTTCAGCACTTCTACTTGCAAGATTTCTAACTTCTTGAGCAACAACTGCAAATCCTTTACCAGCTTCTCCAGCAGTTGCTGCTTCAACAGCTGCATTTAATGAAAGAATATTTGTTTGGAAAGCAATTTGGTCAATTACACTAATTGCTTCATTTATTAGATTAACTTGATTTGTAATATCATCCATTGCACTTGTTGTACTTCTTGCCAATTCTTGACCTTTTTTAGCAGAAGAACTAACTTGCTCTGAATATTTAGCCATTTGAGCAACATTTGTTGCATTACTTATTACTGTTGAAGTTATCTCTTCTAATGCCGCTGCTGTTTCTTCAAGTGATGCTGCTGCTTGATTCGAACTTGTATTTAATATTTCAACATTTTTAAGAAGTTTATCAGAACCATTATCTAAAGTTAGACCAATACTTAAAGATTGTTTTAGTAAATTAGAAATAACATCACCTAAATCATTTATGATAACAGCAACTTTTGCATAAGGTTCAGGAAATCTTGCTGTAAAATCTTCTTTTTTAAATCTTTCAAGAACAGAAATTAATGTATTTAAATCTCTTGCTATTGTATGTTCTAAATAATCTTGTAATTTATCAAGTAGGATTTTTAATTCTTTTAAACTTGGATTATCAGAATCTTTTTCTATTTTTACTAGCATATTTCCGTTGCTTAATTCATTTATAAATCTTGTAACATCATTTACAAAATCATTATCTTTTTTAATTGAAGTTTCAGTTTTTACAATATTATCATTTATTATTTGTGCCATTTGACCAAATTCATCCTTAGATGAAATTTCAATAATTGATGATTTTTTTGTCTCATTATTTAAAAATGAGAAGAAACCTGTAATTCCATTTTTAACTTTTTCTAGAGAATTTATAATTAAATTTATTGAAAAAATTGTAAAAATTAAACCAATAGATGAAATTATTAAAAATACAACAATAGTTATAATAACTGATCTATCAGCAATTACAATAGAATCATTCATCATATCAAGTGAATATTTAACAGTTCTATTTTTTTGATCAATAATTAATTTCCCAAATTCATTTGAAATAGGAACCATTATATCAACTCTATTTTTGTATTGTAAAAGTAGATTTTTTTGTGTCTCTAAATCTTGATTAGTTTTTAATTCTGAAATTAATCCATCAAGTTCAATATAAATATCTCTCCAACTTTTATAAGCATCATTTATTTTTTGTGCGGCTTTTTTCCCAGCTTCAGTATTTCTAGGAATTGAATTGAAATTTTTCCAGTTTTCATCTATACTTTTCCAACTCTCTTCTCTTTGGGTAGCTATTTTTTCAAGAGTATTTTTTATATTTGAACTTCCATCCAAAGTTAAAACTTCAAGTGTTTGAGCTCTTATAGCCATTCTCTCAGTATTTAGATTTCCTAAACTTAAAAGTGCAGGAACTCTCTCTTCTCCAATTTTGTGCATATCTTTAGACCAAGTTTTAGCATTGTCAAATGCAATAAATCCAATAAGAGCTAAACCAAAAAGTAAAATTCCAGATAATAGACGTAATCTATTTTTTACAGACATAAAGACTCCTTTTTATAAAAAGATACATTATTATATGATTAAATCTCTTAAAATGGCGATATTTATAATATTTTAGAATATATTTAATATAATAATTTTTTAACTAAAGGAATAATTTTTGAATAACTTAATTTCAAATACAAATGTAGATAATTTTTATAATCATCTTTTAAAATTACTTTTAGAATCTAAATCATTTATTTTTAATGTAGCTTTTATAAATTTTTCAGGAGTTCAACTTTTATTGGAAGTTTTTTCAAAACTAGAAAATAAAAATATAAAAGGAAAAATTTTAACTTCTACATATTTAAACTTTACTCAAATAAAAGCCTTAGAAAAATTAAAAGAATTTTCAAATATAGAATTAAAAATATATGATTGTAACTCTACAAACATTGGATTTCATTCTAAATCTTATATCTTTGAATTTGATGATTTTTATGAAGTAATGGTTGGTTCTTCAAATATTACAGCAAGTGCTTTTAAAACAAATATAGAATGGAATGTAAAAACAACTTTGAAAAAAGATGATGAATATTTAATAAATATTTTAAATGAATTTAATAATTTATGGAAAGAGTCATTTGAAGCAGATGAAGATTTTTTAGAAAAATATTCAAAATTTATAGAAAATCAAAAAAAAGAGTTTTTGCCAACTTTTTTATATAAACAAAATATAAAAATAAATATTATGCAAAAAAATGCTCTAGAAAAATTAAAAATTTTAAGGCAAAAGAATCAAACAAAAGCTTTGATAATTGCAGCAACAGGAAGTGGAAAAACATACCTTAGTGCTTTTGATGTGAAGGATTTTAAAGCAAAAAGAGTTCTTTTTTTAGTTCATAGGGAAAATATTTTAATAAGTGCAAAACAGAGTTTTGAAAATATTATAGAAAATAGAAGTTTTGGATTATTTACAGGAAATAAAAAAGAGAAAAGTAAAGATTATATTTTTTCAACTATTCAAACAATGAGTTTATATTATAAAGAGTTTAAAAAAGATGAGTTTGATTACATCATAATTGACGAATCTCATCATGTCACAAGCCCTACATATAAAAAAGTGATAGAGTATTTTCAACCAAAATTTTTATTAGGATTAACTGCAACATCAAACAGAATGGATGGAAACTCTATTTATGAAATTTTTGATGAAAATATCGCTTGTGATATAAGACTAAATGATGCTTTGGAATATGATTTAATAACTCCTTTTCACTATTTTGGAATAAGTGATATAAAATCTATTGATTATGAAAATGTTGATTTAACTAAAATTGATGTTTTAGCCAAACTTTTAAGTGTAAATAAAAGAGTAGATTACATAATAAAACAGATGAATTTTTATTCTTTTACAGGAGTTAAAAGAAAAGCT
Coding sequences:
- a CDS encoding calcium/sodium antiporter; this translates as MFLFLGAIVAGFAILVWSADKFVEGAASTAKHLGMPSLLIGILIVGFGTSAPEMVVSAIAAMEGNPGLALGNAIGSNIVNIALILGITAIVAPITVNSKIVRKEIPLLLLIVLFSGYLLFDNTLTFVEGIVLLVGFFSLIGWSIYAAIKGKGDALESEMDDELIEHEMSLKAGILWLILGLVLLIASSRLLVWGAVGVATEFGVSDLIIGLTIVALGTSLPELAASVIAARKGEHDIAIGNVVGSNMFNLLAVIGIAVVIAPMNNIPYEVLQRDWIIMLLLTIALLFMAYGFRNKEGKITRLEGFILVICYVAYNTYLGMTLTGNI